The proteins below are encoded in one region of Mycobacterium shinjukuense:
- the pdhA gene encoding pyruvate dehydrogenase (acetyl-transferring) E1 component subunit alpha, giving the protein MVRVRRMEEKCAELYGAAKIRGFLHLYVGQEAVAAGSLRALTDDDAVVATYREHAHALLRGIPMTSIMAEMFGKREGCSRGRGGSMHLFDASRRFYGGHAIVAGGLPLAVGLALADAMLTRNRVTACYFGDGAVAEGAFHESLNMAALWNLPVLFCCENNLYAMGTALQRAQSQTDLTVKAASYRVPTLAVDGMDVQACHSAARQGADHVRDTGGPFFIEFRTYRFRAHSMFDPELYRDKAEVEQWRQRDPIRLFTERCLRDGALTDDDVRAIEDSAAAEIEAAVAFAEAGTWEDVTDLERDVLTPELAQ; this is encoded by the coding sequence ATGGTCCGCGTGCGCCGGATGGAGGAAAAGTGCGCGGAACTCTACGGCGCGGCCAAGATTCGCGGGTTCCTGCATCTCTACGTTGGCCAGGAGGCCGTGGCCGCCGGATCGCTGCGCGCACTGACCGACGACGACGCGGTGGTGGCCACCTACCGTGAGCATGCCCACGCGCTGCTGCGCGGCATCCCGATGACCTCGATCATGGCCGAGATGTTCGGCAAGCGGGAGGGCTGCTCGCGGGGCCGCGGCGGGTCGATGCACCTGTTCGACGCGTCCCGGCGCTTCTACGGGGGCCACGCGATCGTCGCCGGCGGCCTGCCGCTGGCGGTGGGCCTCGCGCTCGCCGACGCGATGCTGACGCGAAACCGGGTGACCGCGTGTTATTTCGGTGACGGGGCCGTGGCCGAGGGGGCGTTTCACGAGTCCTTGAACATGGCCGCGCTGTGGAACCTGCCGGTGTTGTTCTGCTGCGAGAACAACCTGTATGCGATGGGCACCGCGCTGCAGCGGGCGCAGTCGCAGACCGACCTTACCGTCAAGGCGGCGTCGTATCGCGTCCCGACGCTGGCCGTGGACGGCATGGATGTCCAGGCGTGCCATAGCGCCGCGCGGCAAGGCGCCGACCACGTCCGCGACACCGGTGGCCCGTTCTTCATCGAGTTCCGCACCTACCGGTTCCGGGCGCATTCCATGTTCGACCCGGAACTGTACCGGGACAAGGCGGAAGTCGAGCAATGGCGTCAGCGCGACCCGATCCGGCTGTTCACCGAGCGGTGCCTGCGCGACGGCGCGCTCACCGACGACGACGTGCGTGCGATCGAGGACTCGGCGGCCGCCGAGATCGAGGCCGCGGTCGCGTTCGCCGAGGCCGGAACATGGGAAGACGTAACGGATCTGGAACGCGACGTGCTGACACCGGAGCTGGCGCAATGA
- a CDS encoding pyridoxamine 5'-phosphate oxidase family protein: MSAAGEGVTILPEHECWDLLKSVPIGRLVTSVDNRPEIFPVNFAVQRRTILFRTAEGTKLTSTAINNHVVFEADDHGASEGWSVIVKGVARSLRTDEELAEAGRAQLLPWTAPAKTHYVRVLPEMVTGRRFRFDVPGRGEPG, translated from the coding sequence ATGTCGGCGGCCGGCGAAGGGGTCACCATCCTGCCAGAGCACGAATGCTGGGATCTGCTGAAAAGCGTGCCGATCGGGCGGCTGGTCACCAGCGTCGACAACAGGCCGGAGATCTTTCCGGTCAACTTCGCCGTCCAGCGCCGCACGATTCTGTTCCGCACCGCGGAGGGCACCAAGTTGACCAGCACCGCGATCAACAACCACGTGGTGTTCGAGGCGGACGACCATGGCGCCAGCGAGGGCTGGAGCGTGATCGTCAAGGGCGTGGCGCGCTCACTGCGCACCGATGAGGAGCTCGCGGAGGCCGGGCGGGCCCAGCTGCTGCCCTGGACGGCGCCGGCGAAAACGCACTACGTGCGGGTGCTGCCCGAGATGGTCACCGGCCGCCGGTTCCGGTTCGACGTGCCGGGGCGGGGCGAGCCGGGTTGA
- a CDS encoding acyl carrier protein, whose amino-acid sequence MTTDTRTVVLSVLTTIAPEVDADEIRDDLLLRDQVDLDSMDWLNFLLGIHKRLHVDIPESDYASLRTLDDVVRYVEKHA is encoded by the coding sequence ATGACAACAGACACTCGCACCGTGGTGCTGTCCGTGCTGACCACCATTGCCCCCGAGGTCGATGCCGACGAGATTCGCGACGACCTGCTGCTGCGCGATCAGGTCGACCTGGACTCGATGGACTGGCTGAACTTTTTGCTCGGCATCCACAAGCGGCTGCACGTCGACATCCCAGAGTCCGACTACGCGTCGCTGCGCACGCTCGACGATGTGGTTCGCTATGTCGAGAAGCACGCGTAA
- the acsA gene encoding acetate--CoA ligase — MDVIRKTPHDHRVQPNLTDYARTRARFRWSDVPALCDGMAGGGCNIAYAALDRHVRQIGPVANRTAFRFVSDTGWDGAMSTRDLSYAELSRLVTRFTGVLRALGIGKGDRVFTVMGRVPELYITVLGALRNGNVVSPLFSAFGPEPIATRVAIGQADVLVTTGAIYRRKIAKIHRRLTSVRHVLVADDGTHGDPPPATLDFWRCMASADETAPVASTTAEDPALLHFTSGTTGTPKGALHVHGAVTMHYVTGLYALDLHPDDIYWCTADPGWVTGTSYGIISPLLHGVTSIVDQAEFDAERWYRILQDQAVSVWYTAPTGIRMLIKAGPELPARFRFPRLRFIASVGEPLNPEAVWWGKRVLGLPIHDNWWQTETGGIMIANTPAFDVKPGSMGRPLPGVDASIVRHNDDGTTSIVDEPDVEGELALKPGWPSMFRGYLHAEDRYRQCFSDGLYLTGDLAKKDADGYFWFVGRKDDVIKSAGHLIGPFEVESALTDHPAVAEAAVIGKPDPTVGAVIKAFVTLKDGYVGDEDLRLELLGHARRRLGAAVAPKEIEFADSLPHTSSGKILRRLLKARELGLPQGDTSTVERPTDRQAQGVSP; from the coding sequence ATGGATGTCATCCGCAAGACACCCCACGACCACCGTGTGCAGCCCAACCTCACCGACTACGCGCGCACGCGAGCACGGTTCCGCTGGTCGGATGTGCCGGCGCTGTGCGACGGCATGGCCGGCGGCGGATGCAACATCGCCTATGCCGCCCTGGACAGGCACGTCCGGCAGATCGGCCCGGTCGCGAACCGCACGGCGTTTCGGTTTGTCAGCGACACGGGTTGGGACGGCGCGATGTCCACCCGCGATCTCAGCTATGCGGAGCTGAGCCGGCTGGTGACGCGCTTCACCGGGGTGCTGCGCGCGCTCGGCATCGGCAAGGGCGACCGCGTGTTCACGGTCATGGGTCGCGTGCCCGAGCTGTACATCACCGTGCTGGGCGCGCTCCGCAACGGCAACGTCGTCTCACCGTTGTTCTCGGCGTTCGGGCCGGAGCCCATCGCCACCAGGGTAGCCATCGGACAAGCCGACGTGCTGGTCACCACCGGCGCGATCTACCGGCGCAAGATCGCCAAGATCCACCGCCGGTTGACGTCCGTGCGGCACGTGCTGGTCGCCGACGACGGCACACACGGCGACCCGCCGCCTGCGACGCTCGACTTCTGGCGCTGCATGGCCTCCGCCGACGAGACCGCGCCGGTGGCGTCCACGACCGCCGAGGACCCGGCGCTGCTGCACTTCACCAGCGGCACCACCGGCACCCCGAAAGGCGCCCTGCACGTGCACGGCGCGGTGACCATGCACTATGTCACCGGGTTGTATGCGCTCGACCTTCATCCCGACGACATCTATTGGTGCACCGCGGATCCCGGCTGGGTCACCGGGACCTCTTATGGCATTATCAGCCCACTGCTGCACGGGGTCACGTCGATTGTCGACCAGGCCGAGTTCGACGCCGAGCGGTGGTACCGGATCCTGCAGGACCAGGCTGTGTCGGTGTGGTACACGGCGCCTACCGGCATCAGGATGTTGATCAAGGCGGGCCCCGAGCTGCCGGCGCGGTTTCGTTTCCCGCGGCTGCGTTTCATCGCCAGTGTGGGCGAACCACTTAACCCCGAAGCGGTGTGGTGGGGAAAGCGGGTGCTGGGCTTGCCGATTCACGACAACTGGTGGCAGACGGAGACCGGTGGCATCATGATCGCCAACACACCGGCCTTCGACGTCAAGCCCGGCTCGATGGGCCGACCGCTGCCCGGCGTGGACGCATCCATCGTGCGCCACAACGACGACGGCACCACCTCGATCGTCGACGAACCAGACGTCGAAGGCGAACTCGCCCTCAAACCCGGGTGGCCGTCGATGTTCCGCGGTTATCTGCACGCCGAGGACCGCTATCGGCAGTGCTTCAGCGACGGGCTCTACCTCACCGGGGATCTGGCCAAGAAGGACGCCGACGGCTACTTCTGGTTCGTCGGGCGCAAGGACGACGTGATCAAATCCGCCGGACACCTGATCGGCCCGTTCGAGGTGGAAAGCGCGCTCACCGATCATCCGGCGGTGGCCGAGGCGGCGGTCATCGGCAAGCCCGATCCGACCGTCGGCGCGGTCATCAAAGCCTTTGTCACACTGAAAGACGGCTATGTCGGCGACGAGGATCTGCGGCTGGAACTGCTGGGTCACGCGCGCAGGCGGCTGGGAGCTGCCGTGGCACCCAAGGAGATCGAGTTCGCCGATTCGTTGCCGCACACCAGCAGCGGCAAGATCCTGCGGCGGCTGCTCAAGGCCCGAGAACTCGGCCTGCCGCAGGGCGATACGTCCACCGTCGAGCGGCCGACCGATCGTCAAGCTCAGGGGGTGTCGCCGTGA
- a CDS encoding alpha-ketoacid dehydrogenase subunit beta has protein sequence MKTTYRTAVHDALRDALAADPRVVLMGEDVGRYGGTYAASKGLLAEFGPDRVRDTPLSELGFVGVGIGMALGGLRPIVEVMTVNFSLLALDQIVNTAAALRHMSGGQFSVPIVVRMATGAGRQLAAQHSHSLEPWYAHIPGIKVVAPATIEDAYGMLAPALADPDPVIIFEHVQLYNTSSDIDALQPTDIGRAAVRRDGADVTVIAYGGSLPKALDAANELALTGIDCEVIDLRVLRPLDADTIAESVRKTHRAVVVDEAWRTGSLAAEISARIMEGAFYDLDAPVARVCSAEVPIPYAKHLEQAALPQPATIVAAVRDLFGER, from the coding sequence ATGAAAACGACCTACCGCACCGCCGTTCACGACGCGCTGCGCGATGCGTTGGCCGCCGACCCGCGGGTGGTGCTGATGGGCGAAGACGTCGGCCGCTACGGCGGAACCTACGCCGCGTCCAAGGGCCTGCTGGCCGAGTTCGGCCCGGACCGGGTGCGGGACACCCCGCTGTCCGAGCTGGGCTTCGTCGGTGTCGGAATCGGCATGGCGCTGGGCGGGTTACGCCCGATCGTCGAAGTGATGACGGTGAACTTCAGCCTGTTAGCGCTGGATCAGATCGTCAACACCGCCGCGGCGCTGCGGCACATGTCGGGCGGGCAGTTCTCGGTGCCGATCGTGGTGCGGATGGCAACCGGGGCCGGGCGCCAACTTGCCGCTCAGCACTCGCACAGCCTCGAGCCGTGGTACGCCCACATCCCGGGCATCAAGGTGGTGGCACCGGCCACCATCGAGGACGCCTACGGCATGCTCGCGCCCGCCCTCGCCGACCCGGATCCGGTGATCATCTTCGAGCATGTCCAGCTCTACAACACCTCGTCCGATATCGACGCGCTGCAGCCGACCGACATCGGCCGGGCGGCGGTGCGCCGCGACGGCGCGGACGTCACCGTGATTGCCTACGGCGGCTCGCTGCCCAAGGCGCTGGACGCCGCCAACGAGTTGGCACTGACCGGAATCGACTGCGAAGTCATCGATCTGCGGGTGCTGCGACCACTCGACGCCGACACCATCGCAGAATCGGTGCGAAAGACACACCGCGCGGTCGTGGTCGACGAGGCTTGGCGCACTGGCAGTTTGGCGGCGGAGATCTCCGCGCGAATCATGGAGGGCGCGTTCTACGACCTGGATGCGCCGGTTGCCCGGGTGTGCAGCGCAGAGGTTCCCATTCCGTACGCGAAACACCTGGAACAGGCGGCCCTGCCACAGCCCGCCACGATCGTCGCCGCCGTACGCGATTTGTTCGGAGAGCGGTGA
- a CDS encoding dihydrolipoamide acetyltransferase family protein codes for MIEFTMPALGSDMDEGTLTEWLVKPGDRISRGQVVAIVETTKAAVEIECWQEGTVNELVVAAGETVQVGTVLATLLEPGERVAATPPTTPHRRRWVSPAARRLARSLNVDIDNVRGTGPQGAVTLGDVEHAAKEAATKPATETTAADRAAAMRRSIAVAMSRSKREIPHYYLADEIPMETSLTWLSARNAQRSITERVLPAVLQLKAVARAARRFGEFNGFWRDGGFQPATAVHIGVAISLRGGGLVAPAIHDVADKKLDELMADLTDLVARARAGSLRSSEMSDPTITVTNLGDQGVDTVFGVIYPPQVALVGFGKPTQRVCVIDGGIRVVTAVRGTLAADHRASDGHRGALFLAAINELLQQPDLLEK; via the coding sequence ATGATCGAGTTCACGATGCCCGCTCTGGGCTCGGACATGGACGAGGGCACGCTCACCGAATGGCTGGTCAAACCCGGCGACCGGATCAGCCGCGGACAAGTGGTGGCGATCGTTGAAACCACTAAGGCCGCAGTGGAAATCGAGTGCTGGCAGGAGGGCACGGTCAACGAACTGGTCGTTGCGGCCGGAGAAACAGTGCAAGTGGGAACGGTATTGGCCACCCTGCTGGAACCCGGTGAGCGGGTGGCCGCGACACCGCCGACGACGCCGCACCGGCGCCGCTGGGTCTCACCCGCCGCGCGGCGCCTGGCCCGGTCGCTGAACGTCGACATCGACAACGTGCGCGGCACCGGTCCGCAAGGCGCGGTCACCCTCGGCGACGTCGAGCACGCCGCCAAGGAAGCCGCCACGAAGCCGGCAACCGAGACGACAGCGGCCGACCGCGCCGCCGCAATGCGAAGGTCCATCGCGGTCGCGATGAGCCGGTCCAAGCGCGAGATTCCGCACTACTACCTGGCCGACGAGATCCCGATGGAAACCTCGCTGACCTGGCTGAGCGCGCGCAATGCGCAGCGATCCATCACCGAGCGCGTGCTGCCGGCCGTCCTGCAATTAAAGGCGGTCGCCCGTGCCGCACGGCGATTCGGCGAGTTCAACGGATTCTGGCGCGACGGCGGGTTCCAGCCCGCCACCGCGGTTCATATCGGCGTCGCCATCTCGCTGCGCGGTGGTGGCCTGGTCGCGCCGGCCATCCACGACGTCGCCGACAAAAAGCTCGACGAGTTGATGGCCGACCTCACCGACCTGGTGGCCCGGGCACGCGCCGGCTCCCTGCGGAGCTCGGAGATGTCGGACCCCACCATCACCGTCACCAACCTTGGCGACCAGGGCGTCGACACCGTCTTCGGCGTGATCTACCCGCCCCAGGTGGCCCTGGTCGGTTTCGGCAAGCCGACGCAGCGGGTGTGCGTCATCGACGGCGGAATTCGGGTCGTCACCGCCGTGCGGGGCACCCTGGCCGCCGACCACCGGGCCAGCGACGGTCACCGCGGCGCGCTATTCCTGGCCGCGATCAACGAGCTGCTGCAGCAGCCCGACCTGCTGGAGAAGTGA